In Fusarium oxysporum f. sp. lycopersici 4287 chromosome 6, whole genome shotgun sequence, a single window of DNA contains:
- a CDS encoding GTP cyclohydrolase I — protein sequence MASSKNGNVLSKKRARNDATVSSPVSDNLTQNGHKRRKKHELSSLGVTVDSTILSAPDQYKKPPDPVTGSGDLSIKTRTRQGENQEQAALRLEKMQGAMRTLLECIGEDPGCDGLLDTPSRYSKALLFLTKGYHINVEDIVNNALFHEGHNGMVIMHIPSNTVIGLSKLPRVAEVFSHRLQIQERLTKQVAHAIMDIIRPQGGAVVMESSHLCMVMRGVEKTSARTLTSCMLGCFAQKTKTRNGFMHFVGVSR from the exons ATGGCTAGTTCCAAAAACGGTAACGTCCTCTCTAAGAAGCGGGCCCGCAACGATGCTACTGTCTCTTCCCCAGTCAGCGATAATTTAACGCAAAATGGGCACAAAAGACGGAAGAAACACGAGCTCAGCAGCCTCGGGGTTACTGTTGATAGTACGATTTTGAGTGCCCCGGATCAGTATAAGAAGCCGCCTGACCCAGTGACCGGTTCTGGTGATCTTT CGATCAAAACTAGAACTCGCCAAGGAGAGAATCAAGAACAGGCCGCCTTACGTCTAGAAAAGATGCAAGGTGCTATGCGAACTTTGTTAGAGTGCATCGGCGAGGATCCCGGTTGTGATGGCCTGCTGGATACACCTTCACGTTATTCCAAGGCATTGCTGTTCTTGACCAAGGGCTACCATATCAATGTAGAAGATATTGTGAATAATGCGCTATTCCATGAGGGCCATAACGGGATGGTCATT ATGCACATCCCCTCCAATACCGTTATTGGACTCTCAAAGCTTCCTCGAGTCGCCGAGGTATTCTCTCATCGCTTACAGATCCAGGAGCGCCTGACCAAGCAGGTCGCCCATGCCATTATGGACATCATCAGGCCTCAAGGTGGTGCCGTCGTCATGGAGTCTAGCCATCTGTGCATGGTGATGCGTGGCGTTGAGAAGACCAGCGCCAGAACCCTGACAAGCTGCATGTTGGGATGTTTCGCGCAGAAGACTAAGACGCGAAATGGGTTCATGCATTTTGTGGGAGTGAGCCGATGA
- a CDS encoding oxidoreductase: MAICNKPAAGVSFFTPAQQPPAGSATKRDSAPTLFKPLRIRGIELHNRIGVSPMGMYSTSQDGCATDFHLVHLGQFALKGAAAVFFGGE; encoded by the exons ATGGCCATCTGCAACAAACCCGCCGCTGGCGTCTCCTTCTTTACCCCAGCTCAACAGCCACCCGCTGGCTCTGCGACCAAGAGGGACTCGGCCCCAACTCTCTTCAAACCCCTACGCATCCGCGGTATCGAGCTTCATAACCGCATTGGAGTCTCTCCTATGGGCATGTACTCAACGAGCCAAGATGGCTGCGCAACAGACTTCCATCTCGTTCATTTAGGCCAATTCGCACTCAAAGGTGCTGCTGCGGTTTTCTTCG GTGGAGAGTAA